A section of the Veillonella criceti genome encodes:
- a CDS encoding acyl-CoA mutase large subunit family protein, producing MANEALKANLAKYEAEVNEKIAKFPERKNLKYNRLYTPLDIEGFDYEKDLGFPGEFPYTRGVQPTMYRGRFWTMRMYAGFATAEESNKRYRYLIESGATGLSCAFDLPTQIGYDSDDAMAEGEVGKVGVAIDSLKDMEILFDGIDLGKVSTSMTINAPASVLLAMYIAVAEKQGVPASALMGTIQNDILKEYAARGTYIFPPKPSMRLITNIFEYCSQNVPKWNTISISGYHIREAGSTAAQEIAFTIADGIAYVEAALKAGLDVDAFAGRLSFFWNAHNNVLEEVAKFRASRRLWATIMKERFGAKKAKSMMLRVHTQTAGSMLTAQQVDNNIVRVALQTAAAVMGGTQSLHTNSRDEALALPTEASVQVALRTQQIVAYESGLADVIDPLGGSYYVEAMTNAIYDEAAEYIRKIDEMGGAVVAIEKGYIQKEIQESAYKWQMEVESGLRTIVGVNKFQVEEKPVEGLLRVDASVGVNQAKKTQKVREERDNAAVEKALAALKEGAKDENVNLMPLILDAVRTYATLGEICNVLREVFGEYQAHSTL from the coding sequence ATGGCTAACGAAGCTCTAAAAGCTAATCTTGCCAAATATGAGGCAGAAGTTAATGAAAAAATTGCGAAATTCCCAGAACGCAAAAATTTGAAGTATAACCGTTTATACACTCCACTTGATATTGAAGGTTTTGACTATGAAAAAGATTTAGGGTTCCCTGGTGAATTCCCTTACACTCGTGGTGTACAACCTACAATGTATCGTGGTCGTTTCTGGACAATGCGTATGTACGCTGGTTTCGCTACTGCTGAAGAATCCAACAAACGTTACCGTTACCTTATCGAATCTGGTGCAACTGGCCTTAGCTGCGCATTCGACTTACCAACTCAGATTGGTTATGACTCTGACGACGCTATGGCAGAAGGCGAAGTTGGTAAAGTAGGGGTAGCAATCGACTCCTTAAAAGATATGGAAATTCTTTTCGACGGCATTGACCTTGGTAAAGTTTCCACATCTATGACAATTAATGCACCTGCATCTGTACTTCTTGCTATGTACATTGCAGTAGCTGAAAAACAAGGCGTACCTGCTTCTGCATTGATGGGTACTATCCAGAACGATATTCTGAAAGAATATGCTGCTCGTGGGACTTACATTTTCCCTCCAAAACCATCCATGCGTTTGATTACTAATATCTTCGAATATTGCTCTCAGAATGTACCAAAATGGAACACAATCTCCATTTCCGGTTACCATATCCGTGAAGCTGGTTCTACAGCTGCTCAGGAAATCGCATTTACAATCGCTGATGGTATCGCTTACGTAGAAGCTGCTTTAAAAGCTGGCTTAGACGTTGATGCTTTCGCTGGTCGTTTATCCTTCTTCTGGAACGCTCATAACAACGTACTTGAAGAAGTTGCTAAATTCCGTGCATCCCGTCGTTTATGGGCGACTATCATGAAAGAACGCTTTGGTGCTAAAAAAGCTAAATCCATGATGCTTCGTGTACATACTCAAACAGCTGGTTCCATGCTTACTGCACAACAAGTTGATAACAACATCGTTCGTGTAGCATTGCAAACGGCTGCTGCTGTAATGGGTGGTACTCAGTCCTTACATACTAACTCCCGTGACGAAGCGTTAGCACTTCCTACAGAAGCTTCCGTACAGGTTGCTCTTCGTACTCAACAAATCGTTGCTTACGAATCTGGTTTAGCTGACGTAATCGACCCATTGGGCGGTTCCTACTATGTAGAAGCTATGACTAATGCTATTTATGATGAAGCTGCTGAATACATTCGCAAAATCGACGAAATGGGCGGCGCTGTAGTAGCTATTGAAAAAGGTTACATCCAGAAAGAAATTCAAGAATCTGCATACAAATGGCAGATGGAAGTTGAATCTGGCCTTCGTACAATCGTAGGGGTTAACAAATTCCAGGTTGAAGAAAAACCAGTTGAAGGTCTTCTTCGTGTAGATGCTTCCGTAGGTGTTAACCAAGCTAAGAAAACTCAGAAAGTTCGTGAAGAACGCGATAACGCTGCAGTAGAAAAAGCATTGGCAGCACTTAAAGAAGGGGCAAAAGATGAAAATGTTAACCTTATGCCATTAATTCTTGATGCAGTTCGTACATATGCAACATTGGGTGAAATTTGTAACGTATTACGTGAAGTATTTGGTGAATACCAAGCTCATTCCACGTTATAA
- a CDS encoding DUF362 domain-containing protein produces the protein MRVIGDECIKCGSCASVCPVGAISEGELKYEINETCIDCGSCESVCPVGTIHPAE, from the coding sequence ATGAGAGTTATCGGTGACGAATGTATTAAATGTGGTTCTTGTGCTTCTGTATGCCCAGTAGGCGCTATTAGCGAAGGCGAACTTAAATACGAAATTAACGAAACTTGCATCGACTGCGGTTCTTGCGAATCCGTATGCCCAGTAGGTACTATTCATCCAGCTGAATAA
- the mmdC gene encoding methylmalonyl-CoA decarboxylase subunit gamma codes for MKKFNVTVNGTVYDVEVNEVKATGAAAPAPAAAPAPKAAPAPAAAPAPKAAAAPVAAGALTVKAPMPGKILSVNVSAGQAVKKGDTLLVLEAMKMQNEIAAPQDGTIAEVRVAANQTVSTGEDMVVFG; via the coding sequence ATGAAAAAATTTAACGTAACTGTAAATGGTACTGTATATGATGTTGAAGTTAATGAAGTAAAAGCAACTGGTGCAGCAGCTCCAGCACCTGCAGCAGCTCCTGCTCCTAAAGCAGCTCCAGCACCTGCAGCAGCTCCAGCACCTAAAGCGGCAGCAGCTCCAGTAGCAGCTGGCGCACTTACAGTTAAAGCTCCAATGCCAGGTAAAATCTTATCCGTTAACGTATCTGCTGGTCAGGCCGTTAAAAAAGGTGATACTTTGCTAGTTCTTGAAGCTATGAAAATGCAGAATGAAATCGCTGCTCCACAAGACGGTACTATCGCTGAAGTACGCGTAGCAGCTAACCAAACTGTATCCACTGGCGAAGACATGGTGGTATTTGGCTAA
- a CDS encoding PH domain-containing protein, with protein MHVIYKEQSKRSSSASIIVGIFVIALLGAMVWTTMRSIEKGAIILDEYFVEIVALLVILKSAIAQYTYLVTDDKLVIVENVLFYTKKMEIPYAMIDGVYAHKTEFISKFKLRYKYRKSSTTDSRPTWALIYSIVKGKKVQNARVLIKADTAFFKALEEFVPNRICAPQGDVVLYAYARRDAIMHGESVEEYFKSFAADPEEEILVQEDTAKRSATIINKTERK; from the coding sequence ATGCATGTAATTTATAAGGAGCAATCAAAGCGAAGCAGTAGTGCCAGTATAATTGTAGGAATTTTTGTCATCGCATTATTAGGGGCCATGGTTTGGACAACCATGCGTAGTATTGAAAAAGGTGCTATTATTTTAGACGAATATTTTGTTGAGATTGTAGCCTTACTTGTTATTTTAAAATCAGCTATTGCACAGTATACATATCTTGTAACCGATGATAAATTAGTGATTGTAGAGAATGTATTATTTTATACTAAAAAAATGGAAATCCCATATGCCATGATTGATGGTGTATATGCACATAAAACAGAATTCATTAGTAAATTCAAATTGCGTTATAAATATCGCAAAAGTTCCACTACGGATAGCCGTCCTACGTGGGCGTTGATTTATTCCATTGTAAAGGGAAAAAAGGTACAAAATGCACGTGTCCTTATTAAAGCCGATACAGCATTTTTTAAAGCCTTAGAGGAATTTGTACCTAATCGTATTTGCGCACCACAGGGGGATGTTGTACTCTATGCATATGCTAGGCGTGATGCGATTATGCATGGTGAAAGTGTTGAAGAATATTTTAAATCATTTGCTGCCGATCCAGAGGAGGAAATATTGGTTCAAGAAGACACAGCCAAGCGCTCTGCTACGATTATAAATAAGACTGAAAGGAAATAA
- the mmdD gene encoding methylmalonyl-CoA decarboxylase subunit delta gives MGGNEGTMNPWLFMTINMVVVFAVLAMLGLIMVITHKLDPTKKKSKEPVNVAPAAAPVTAAAPVVANDEPVVAAITGAIVAMGYSSDQIASIRPSETSRNWRLDGRLSGRI, from the coding sequence ATGGGAGGAAACGAAGGTACTATGAACCCGTGGCTATTTATGACAATTAATATGGTTGTCGTATTTGCCGTGTTGGCTATGTTAGGTTTAATTATGGTCATTACTCATAAATTAGACCCTACAAAAAAAAAATCTAAAGAGCCAGTAAACGTAGCACCAGCCGCTGCTCCTGTGACTGCAGCAGCGCCAGTGGTAGCCAATGATGAACCTGTAGTAGCCGCTATTACAGGAGCCATCGTAGCTATGGGTTACTCATCAGATCAAATTGCATCCATTCGTCCAAGCGAAACAAGTCGCAATTGGAGACTAGATGGCAGACTAAGTGGTAGAATTTAG
- the mmdE gene encoding methylmalonyl-CoA decarboxylase subunit epsilon — MSKAEKKAVNDEVVAVIASAISAMGYSVGQIASIRPSINNHNWKLDGRLRMSR; from the coding sequence ATGAGCAAGGCAGAGAAGAAGGCCGTTAATGATGAAGTAGTTGCTGTAATCGCTAGTGCTATTAGTGCTATGGGCTATTCGGTCGGTCAGATTGCTAGTATTCGTCCAAGTATCAATAATCATAATTGGAAATTGGATGGTCGCTTGCGCATGAGTCGTTAA
- a CDS encoding SLC13 family permease yields MDVAVQTLIVLAIMAVFFVTEIIPLAITSLGGAIALALMGIISSKEAFSGLSDSTVVLFAGMFVVGGALFYTGLAQKIGETVVSKAGTSENGLMFAIMAVTAAMSAFLSNTGTAAALLPVVVGICAVAKIPASRQLMPLAFAAGIGGIITMVGTPPNIIVNGALAKAGIEPFGFFEFAWIGIPLTVATIAFMMFIGKYFLPKHEITDAGEVEQEVSAEDVSNDPKKQLYSGLILGAVILLMILGDPLKTYFGINLPLSLVAVMGAIACVLTGCLKEKQAYTSIDWVTIFLFAGMMPVAGAMDKSGAGQLIANAVLGVMGSDPSPYFATGVLFLLSCVMTQFMSNTASCALLAPIGIAIAKGMGADPHAVLMAIGVAASCAFDTPVGTPPNTLVLGPGQYKFMDYVKAGVPLIIVCFIVSILIIPMVWPFFPGK; encoded by the coding sequence ATGGATGTAGCAGTACAAACGTTGATCGTACTCGCTATTATGGCGGTTTTCTTTGTAACTGAAATTATTCCACTTGCTATTACCTCCTTAGGTGGCGCTATTGCGTTAGCTTTGATGGGAATTATTAGTTCTAAAGAAGCTTTTTCTGGTTTATCTGATAGTACAGTAGTATTATTTGCCGGTATGTTCGTTGTTGGTGGTGCTTTATTCTACACTGGTTTGGCTCAAAAAATCGGGGAAACTGTTGTATCTAAAGCAGGGACTAGTGAAAATGGTTTGATGTTTGCTATCATGGCTGTTACAGCAGCTATGTCTGCATTCTTATCGAACACTGGTACAGCCGCTGCTTTATTACCAGTAGTTGTTGGTATTTGTGCCGTTGCTAAGATTCCTGCAAGCCGTCAGTTAATGCCATTAGCATTTGCTGCTGGTATCGGTGGTATCATTACAATGGTTGGTACACCTCCAAATATTATCGTTAATGGTGCCTTAGCTAAAGCTGGTATCGAACCTTTTGGTTTCTTTGAATTTGCTTGGATTGGTATTCCTTTGACTGTAGCGACTATCGCTTTCATGATGTTCATTGGTAAATATTTCTTACCTAAACATGAAATTACTGATGCTGGTGAAGTAGAACAAGAAGTATCAGCTGAAGATGTTTCTAACGATCCTAAGAAACAATTATACTCTGGTTTAATTTTAGGTGCCGTTATCTTATTGATGATTTTAGGCGATCCTTTAAAAACATACTTTGGTATTAATTTACCATTAAGCTTAGTAGCTGTTATGGGTGCTATCGCTTGTGTATTAACTGGTTGCTTAAAAGAAAAACAAGCTTACACATCTATTGACTGGGTAACAATTTTCTTATTTGCAGGTATGATGCCAGTTGCTGGTGCTATGGACAAATCCGGTGCCGGTCAATTAATTGCTAATGCAGTTCTTGGCGTAATGGGTTCTGATCCTAGCCCTTACTTTGCAACAGGTGTATTATTCTTATTATCTTGCGTAATGACTCAGTTCATGTCTAATACTGCATCTTGTGCCTTGTTAGCACCAATTGGTATTGCTATTGCAAAAGGTATGGGCGCTGACCCTCATGCAGTATTGATGGCTATCGGTGTTGCTGCATCTTGTGCATTCGATACACCTGTAGGTACACCTCCAAATACATTAGTTCTTGGCCCTGGTCAATACAAATTCATGGACTATGTTAAAGCAGGCGTTCCATTGATTATTGTATGCTTCATCGTAAGTATTTTAATCATTCCAATGGTATGGCCTTTCTTCCCAGGTAAATAA
- the meaB gene encoding methylmalonyl Co-A mutase-associated GTPase MeaB, with amino-acid sequence MDLVKELLNGSRLALARAITAVESEYDDAIDIMKAIYPKTGRARILGITGAPGAGKSTLTDKVVKQYLQQGKKIGIVAVDPTSPFSGGAILGDRIRMNDLTLNENVFIRSMGTRGSLGGLSKKTSDVVKLMDAFGMDLVIIETVGVGQSEVDIVKNADSTLVVLVPGLGDDIQAIKAGILEIGDVFAINKADRDGCDKLNVEIEMMLDLDSRELKWRPPIKRTIASKDVGVDELVEALDEHFEFLEDSEELAVRRKDRTRDEIIAMINEQIGRRVANVVVNSDEFTNQVNAVNQRENDPYTVVNKVLADVLKI; translated from the coding sequence ATGGATTTAGTCAAAGAACTGTTAAATGGTTCCCGACTGGCCTTGGCGCGAGCCATCACTGCAGTCGAAAGCGAATATGATGATGCAATCGACATTATGAAAGCGATTTATCCTAAAACGGGCCGAGCTCGTATCTTAGGGATTACTGGTGCTCCTGGTGCTGGTAAGAGTACTTTGACTGATAAAGTAGTTAAACAATACTTACAGCAAGGTAAAAAAATCGGTATCGTAGCGGTGGATCCGACCAGTCCGTTTTCCGGTGGTGCCATCTTGGGCGACCGTATTCGTATGAATGATTTAACATTAAATGAAAATGTATTCATTCGCAGTATGGGTACTCGTGGTAGCTTAGGTGGTCTGTCTAAGAAAACATCTGACGTTGTAAAACTAATGGATGCATTTGGCATGGATTTAGTTATCATTGAAACCGTTGGGGTAGGGCAATCGGAAGTTGACATTGTAAAAAATGCTGATAGTACGCTTGTTGTACTTGTACCAGGTTTAGGTGATGACATTCAAGCGATTAAGGCTGGTATCTTAGAAATTGGTGATGTATTCGCCATTAATAAAGCCGACCGCGATGGCTGCGATAAACTAAATGTTGAAATTGAAATGATGTTGGACTTAGACTCCCGTGAGTTAAAGTGGCGTCCGCCAATTAAACGAACTATTGCAAGTAAAGATGTTGGCGTAGATGAACTTGTTGAAGCATTGGATGAACATTTTGAATTCCTCGAAGATAGCGAAGAATTAGCCGTTCGTCGTAAAGACAGAACGCGTGATGAAATCATTGCAATGATTAATGAACAAATCGGTCGACGTGTTGCTAATGTAGTCGTTAATAGCGACGAATTTACTAACCAAGTCAATGCTGTTAATCAGCGTGAAAATGATCCATATACAGTGGTGAATAAAGTCTTGGCAGATGTGTTGAAAATTTAA
- the lspA gene encoding signal peptidase II encodes MYVIIGIIWLVIDQVTKFWVQEGMSLGQSIPIIPNVFHLTYILNKGAAFGILANQRLFFLCIVIVLLAVLWYFRRYIVAGDAYTKLGTTLLVSGALGNAWDRYYLGAVVDFFDFRIWPIFNVADIGICIGVVLLAIHVWRSPQGGEHNG; translated from the coding sequence ATATATGTAATTATTGGAATTATTTGGTTAGTCATAGATCAAGTGACAAAATTTTGGGTACAGGAGGGCATGTCGTTAGGACAATCAATCCCGATTATTCCTAATGTATTTCATTTGACCTACATTTTAAATAAAGGAGCGGCTTTTGGAATATTAGCCAACCAACGACTGTTCTTTTTATGTATTGTGATTGTGCTCTTAGCGGTGCTTTGGTATTTTAGGCGATATATTGTGGCTGGTGATGCCTATACTAAGTTAGGAACAACCTTACTGGTGAGTGGTGCCTTAGGAAATGCATGGGATCGATATTATCTAGGCGCTGTTGTGGATTTCTTTGACTTTAGAATTTGGCCTATATTTAATGTGGCTGATATTGGTATTTGTATAGGTGTAGTTCTATTGGCTATACATGTTTGGCGTTCACCACAGGGAGGAGAACATAATGGATAA
- the mmdA gene encoding methylmalonyl-CoA decarboxylase subunit alpha produces the protein MATVQEKIELLHKKLEVVKLGGGEKRIASQHSKGKMTARERIAKLFDENSFVELDQFVKHRCVNFGQEKKELPGEGVVTGFGTIDGRLVYAFAQDFTVEGGSLGEMHAAKIVKVQRLAMKMGAPIIGINDSGGARIQEAVDALAGYGKIFFENTNASGVIPQISVIMGPCAGGAVYSPALTDFIYMVKNTSQMFITGPAVIKSVTAEDVTAEALGGAMAHNSVSGVAHFAAEDEDDCLQQIRYLLSFLPSNNMEDVPLVETGDDPARESEELNTLLPDNSNMPYDMLDVISSVVDNGEYYEVQPFYATNIITCFARFDGQSVGIIANQPKVMAGCLDINASDKSSRFIRFCDAFNIPIVNFVDVPGFLPGTNQEWGGIIRHGAKMLYAYSEATVPKITVITRKAYGGSYLAMCSQDLGADQVYAWPTSEIAVMGPAGAANIIFRKDEDKEEKTAKYVEEFATPYKAAERGFVDAVIEPKATRPAVINALAMLASKRETRAPKKHGNIPL, from the coding sequence ATGGCAACAGTCCAAGAAAAGATTGAGTTGTTACACAAGAAGTTGGAAGTTGTGAAACTTGGCGGCGGCGAAAAACGTATTGCGTCCCAGCATAGTAAAGGCAAAATGACTGCCCGTGAACGTATTGCTAAGTTATTTGACGAAAACAGTTTCGTTGAATTGGATCAATTTGTAAAACATCGTTGTGTAAACTTCGGCCAGGAGAAAAAAGAACTTCCTGGTGAAGGTGTAGTAACTGGTTTTGGTACTATCGATGGCCGTTTAGTGTATGCATTCGCTCAGGACTTCACTGTAGAAGGTGGTTCCCTTGGTGAAATGCACGCTGCTAAAATCGTAAAAGTACAACGCCTAGCAATGAAAATGGGTGCTCCAATTATCGGTATCAATGATTCCGGTGGAGCTCGTATTCAGGAAGCTGTTGATGCATTAGCTGGCTATGGTAAAATCTTCTTTGAAAATACCAATGCTTCTGGTGTAATTCCTCAGATTTCCGTTATCATGGGACCTTGTGCTGGTGGTGCAGTATATTCTCCTGCATTAACAGACTTTATCTACATGGTAAAAAATACATCCCAGATGTTCATTACTGGTCCTGCAGTAATCAAATCTGTAACAGCAGAAGATGTTACAGCTGAAGCTCTTGGTGGTGCAATGGCTCACAACAGTGTATCTGGTGTAGCTCATTTTGCTGCTGAAGATGAAGATGATTGCTTGCAACAGATTCGTTACTTGTTAAGCTTCTTACCAAGCAACAATATGGAAGATGTTCCTCTTGTTGAAACTGGTGATGATCCTGCTCGTGAATCTGAAGAACTTAACACATTGTTACCTGATAACAGTAACATGCCATATGATATGTTAGATGTTATCTCCTCTGTTGTAGATAATGGTGAATACTATGAAGTACAACCATTCTATGCAACAAACATCATTACTTGCTTCGCACGTTTTGATGGTCAAAGTGTTGGTATTATTGCAAACCAACCAAAAGTTATGGCTGGTTGTCTTGATATTAATGCATCTGATAAATCTTCTCGCTTTATCCGTTTCTGTGATGCATTCAATATTCCAATCGTTAACTTTGTTGACGTTCCTGGTTTCTTGCCTGGTACTAACCAAGAATGGGGCGGCATCATTCGTCATGGTGCTAAAATGCTATATGCGTACTCTGAAGCAACAGTGCCTAAGATTACAGTTATTACTCGTAAAGCATACGGCGGTTCTTATCTCGCTATGTGTTCTCAAGACCTCGGTGCTGACCAAGTATATGCATGGCCAACTTCTGAAATCGCAGTAATGGGCCCAGCAGGGGCTGCTAACATTATCTTCAGAAAAGACGAAGATAAAGAAGAAAAAACTGCTAAATATGTAGAAGAATTTGCTACACCATACAAAGCAGCAGAACGTGGTTTCGTTGATGCTGTTATCGAACCAAAAGCTACTCGCCCAGCGGTTATCAATGCACTCGCTATGCTTGCAAGTAAACGCGAAACTCGGGCACCTAAAAAACATGGTAATATTCCATTATAA
- a CDS encoding cobalamin B12-binding domain-containing protein — protein sequence MAEKRIRVLVAKPGLDGHDRGAKVVARALRDAGFEVIYTGLRQTPEQIVEAALSEDVNVVALSLLSGAHNTLFPKIVSMLKEKGMDDVLVVGGGVIPDADIPGLKEAGVAAVFTPGTPTGDVVEFIKANVK from the coding sequence ATGGCAGAAAAACGTATTCGTGTATTAGTAGCAAAACCAGGTCTTGATGGTCATGACCGTGGTGCCAAAGTTGTAGCTCGCGCACTTCGCGATGCAGGTTTTGAAGTAATTTATACTGGTCTTCGTCAGACTCCAGAACAGATTGTTGAAGCTGCTTTGTCTGAAGACGTTAATGTAGTTGCACTAAGTCTTCTCTCTGGTGCTCACAACACATTGTTCCCTAAAATTGTTTCCATGTTAAAAGAAAAAGGCATGGATGATGTACTTGTAGTTGGCGGTGGCGTAATTCCTGATGCTGATATCCCAGGTCTTAAAGAAGCTGGCGTAGCAGCTGTATTTACACCAGGCACACCAACTGGCGACGTAGTTGAATTTATTAAAGCTAACGTTAAATAA
- the mmdB gene encoding methylmalonyl-CoA decarboxylase subunit beta, giving the protein MDAFIVAVTSVWTDSGFVNFNWGNAVMILVGLLLLYMAFAKEFEPLLLSPIAFGCILANIPRNGFEEGVMALISAGVANEIFPPLIFLGVGAMTDFGPLIANPKTLFLGAAAQIGVFVALAGAMMIGFTAPQAAAIGIIGGADGPTSIYLATKLAPELLGAIAVAAYSYMSLVPLIQPPVMKLFTTQKEREVVMEQLREVSRFEKIAFPILSTIFISLLLPSITSLLGMLMLGNLFRESGVTERLSDTSQNALINIVTIFLATGTGLTMNAEHFLTFETIKIIILGLIAFIAGTAGGVLFGKLMYYLDGGKTNPLIGSAGVSAVPMAARVSQVVGAKANPGNFLLMHAMGPNVAGVIGTAVAAGTMLAMLGSK; this is encoded by the coding sequence ATGGATGCATTTATCGTGGCGGTCACTTCAGTTTGGACAGACAGCGGGTTCGTAAACTTCAACTGGGGTAATGCTGTTATGATTTTAGTAGGTTTACTATTATTGTACATGGCATTCGCTAAAGAATTCGAACCATTATTGCTTTCTCCAATCGCGTTTGGTTGTATTCTCGCCAATATCCCTCGCAATGGCTTTGAAGAAGGGGTTATGGCTCTTATTAGTGCTGGGGTTGCTAATGAAATTTTCCCTCCACTTATCTTCTTAGGTGTAGGTGCAATGACTGACTTTGGTCCATTAATTGCAAACCCTAAAACATTATTCTTAGGGGCAGCAGCACAGATTGGTGTATTCGTTGCTCTTGCTGGCGCTATGATGATCGGTTTTACCGCTCCTCAAGCAGCTGCAATTGGTATTATTGGTGGTGCCGATGGTCCTACATCGATTTACCTTGCTACTAAATTGGCTCCTGAATTATTAGGTGCTATTGCCGTAGCGGCCTATTCCTATATGTCCTTGGTACCATTGATTCAGCCACCTGTTATGAAATTATTCACGACACAAAAAGAACGTGAAGTAGTTATGGAACAGCTTCGTGAAGTTTCTCGCTTTGAAAAAATTGCGTTCCCAATTCTTTCTACTATTTTCATTTCTTTATTGTTACCATCCATCACTTCCTTATTAGGTATGTTAATGTTAGGTAACTTGTTCCGTGAATCTGGTGTAACAGAACGTTTATCCGATACATCTCAAAATGCGTTGATCAATATCGTTACTATCTTCTTAGCAACTGGTACTGGTCTTACAATGAATGCTGAACACTTCTTAACATTCGAAACTATTAAGATTATTATCTTAGGTTTAATCGCATTCATCGCAGGTACTGCTGGTGGTGTATTGTTCGGTAAACTTATGTACTACTTAGATGGTGGTAAAACTAATCCGCTTATTGGTTCTGCTGGTGTATCCGCGGTGCCAATGGCAGCGCGTGTATCTCAAGTAGTAGGGGCTAAAGCTAACCCTGGTAACTTCTTGTTAATGCATGCTATGGGTCCAAACGTAGCTGGTGTTATTGGTACAGCTGTAGCAGCTGGTACTATGCTTGCAATGTTAGGTTCCAAGTAA
- the mce gene encoding methylmalonyl-CoA epimerase → MAFKVLNVDHIGIGVTDLASTKEFYKNALGIEHLPEDEVVEEQKVKVSFFPCGDAELEFLESTTPDGPIGKFIEKNGGRNGIQHVALRVDNIENAIADLMAKGIRMIDEKPRYGAGGSAIAFIHPKATGGVLLELCQRMK, encoded by the coding sequence ATGGCATTTAAAGTATTGAACGTAGATCATATCGGTATCGGTGTTACTGATTTAGCATCAACAAAAGAATTTTACAAAAATGCATTAGGTATTGAACATCTTCCAGAAGATGAAGTAGTTGAAGAACAAAAAGTAAAAGTAAGCTTCTTCCCATGTGGCGATGCTGAATTAGAATTCTTAGAATCTACAACTCCAGATGGCCCTATCGGCAAATTCATTGAAAAAAATGGTGGTCGTAATGGTATTCAACACGTTGCACTTCGTGTAGACAACATTGAAAATGCAATTGCTGACTTAATGGCTAAAGGGATTCGCATGATTGACGAAAAACCTCGTTATGGTGCGGGCGGATCTGCTATTGCTTTCATTCATCCTAAAGCAACTGGTGGTGTTCTTCTTGAACTTTGCCAGAGAATGAAGTAA